A stretch of Brassica rapa cultivar Chiifu-401-42 chromosome A08, CAAS_Brap_v3.01, whole genome shotgun sequence DNA encodes these proteins:
- the LOC103833472 gene encoding non-specific lipid transfer protein GPI-anchored 2, with the protein MAATIVFILMLAITSSTAVAETQGPSSSPPAPTCSEELVMFSPCIPYVSAPPNNISKTPDALCCSVFSTSVHSAAGKCLCYLLRQPMILGFPLDRSRLLSLSQICTEFQSSDESFESLCSPSVSPELPPLQSIQFTSPFDYGDRDSASPQSLGLPPETAKDPPISDQFSPDIDNVSPQLIINGSPMISNLLLFLTTIIMTLATCILTRI; encoded by the exons ATGGCCGCCACCATCGTATTCATCCTCATGCTCGCGATCACCTCCTCAACCGCCGTGGCCGAGACGCAGggaccttcttcttctccaccggCTCCGACTTGCTCGGAGGAGCTGGTTATGTTCTCTCCATGCATCCCTTACGTCTCGGCTCCGCCAAACAACATCTCAAAGACGCCGGATGCTCTTTGCTGCTCTGTTTTCTCCACTTCTGTTCATTCCGCCGCCGGAAAGTGCCTCTGTTATCTTCTCCGCCAGCCGATGATCCTCGGATTCCCGCTCGATCGATCTAGATTGCTTTCTCTTTCTCAGATCTGTACCGAATTCCAGAGTTCCGACGAATCTTTCGAGTCTCTTTGCTCTCCCTCAG TGTCGCCTGAGCTTCCGCCGCTTCAGAGTATCCAGTTCACGTCTCCCTTTGACTACG GTGATCGAGACTCTGCCTCTCCTCAATCGCTTGGCTTACCACCGGAAACCGCTAAGGATCCACCAATCTCCGATCAGTTCTCGCCTGATATAGATAACGTCTCACCACAACTCATCATCAACGGCTCTCCAATGATCAGCAACCTGTTGTTGTTTCTCACGACCATCATCATGACTTTGGCCACTTGTATCCTCACTCGCATCTGA